One stretch of Variovorax sp. 54 DNA includes these proteins:
- a CDS encoding NAD(P)-dependent oxidoreductase: MSSINPRTYESVPAQTVAFLGLGVMGGPMAGHLAKAGHTVTVYNRTPAKSQAWVAEFGAPGRHAPTPREAAAGADIVFCCVGNDDDLRSVVLGDDGALAGMKPGAVLVDHTTASADVARELSKAAQARGLHFIDAPVSGGQAGAQNGALTVMCGGDAAVFERIKPVAMAFSRAVTLLGESGAGQLAKMVNQIAIAGLVQGLSEAIAFGQRAGLDMEAVLGVIGKGAAQSWQMDNRGKTMIAGKFDYGFAVDWMRKDLGLVLDEAKRNGARVPVTALVDQFYADVQQAGGRRWDTSSLIIRLK, from the coding sequence ATGAGCAGCATCAACCCCCGCACCTACGAATCCGTTCCCGCCCAGACGGTGGCCTTCCTCGGCCTCGGCGTCATGGGCGGGCCCATGGCCGGGCACCTGGCCAAGGCCGGCCACACGGTCACGGTCTACAACCGCACGCCCGCCAAGTCGCAGGCCTGGGTCGCCGAGTTCGGTGCGCCCGGCCGCCACGCCCCGACCCCGCGCGAAGCGGCGGCCGGCGCGGACATCGTGTTCTGCTGCGTCGGCAACGACGACGACCTGCGCTCGGTGGTGCTCGGCGACGACGGCGCCCTGGCCGGCATGAAGCCCGGCGCCGTGCTGGTCGACCACACCACGGCCTCGGCCGACGTGGCGCGCGAGCTGTCGAAGGCGGCGCAGGCGCGCGGCCTGCACTTCATCGACGCCCCCGTGTCGGGCGGCCAGGCGGGCGCGCAGAACGGCGCGCTCACCGTGATGTGCGGCGGCGACGCGGCGGTGTTCGAACGCATCAAGCCGGTGGCGATGGCCTTCTCGCGCGCGGTCACGCTGCTGGGCGAGAGCGGCGCAGGCCAGCTCGCGAAGATGGTCAACCAGATCGCCATTGCGGGGCTGGTGCAGGGCCTGTCGGAAGCCATCGCCTTCGGCCAGCGCGCAGGTCTCGACATGGAAGCCGTGCTGGGCGTCATTGGCAAGGGCGCGGCCCAGAGCTGGCAGATGGACAACCGCGGCAAGACCATGATCGCCGGCAAGTTCGACTACGGCTTTGCCGTCGACTGGATGCGCAAGGACCTGGGCCTGGTGCTCGATGAAGCCAAGCGCAACGGCGCGCGCGTGCCGGTGACGGCGCTGGTCGACCAGTTCTATGCCGACGTGCAGCAGGCCGGCGGCAGACGCTGGGACACCTCGAGCCTCATCATCCGGCTCAAATGA
- a CDS encoding BON domain-containing protein, giving the protein MTMTKASTQRFALALTLGAALVGGLSACVPLVVGGAAVVGVGMVATDRRSSGAQLDDQGIELRAAARVRDIANDNMYVSVTSFNRQVLLTGAVGNDADRRRVEDEVSRVVNVRSVVNELTIGAPSTFQDRSNDLYITGKVKASLLDAKDIFANSFKVVTERGTVYLMGIATRRETDRATEITRGVTGVAKVVRVVEVVSEADLAASQAANQAAAQRGGTGPAPVSNATPSTPGASSSGSRVPLPPMEPLPAPAGGATTTPVR; this is encoded by the coding sequence ATGACCATGACCAAGGCATCGACCCAACGTTTCGCTCTGGCCCTCACCCTCGGCGCCGCTCTGGTGGGCGGCCTGTCCGCCTGCGTGCCGCTCGTCGTGGGCGGCGCCGCGGTGGTGGGCGTGGGCATGGTGGCGACCGACCGCCGCAGCTCGGGCGCCCAGCTCGACGACCAGGGCATCGAGCTGCGTGCCGCGGCCCGCGTGCGCGACATCGCCAACGACAACATGTACGTGAGCGTCACCAGCTTCAACCGCCAGGTGCTGCTGACCGGCGCCGTCGGCAACGACGCCGACCGCCGCCGCGTCGAGGACGAGGTGAGTCGCGTCGTCAACGTGCGCTCGGTGGTCAACGAGCTCACCATCGGCGCCCCGAGCACCTTCCAGGACCGCTCGAACGACCTGTACATCACCGGCAAGGTGAAGGCCTCGCTGCTCGACGCCAAGGACATCTTCGCCAACTCCTTCAAGGTCGTGACCGAGCGCGGCACGGTCTACCTCATGGGCATCGCCACGCGGCGCGAGACCGACCGCGCCACCGAGATCACGCGCGGCGTGACCGGCGTGGCGAAGGTGGTGCGCGTGGTCGAGGTGGTGAGCGAGGCCGACCTCGCTGCGAGCCAGGCGGCCAACCAGGCCGCCGCACAGCGTGGCGGCACGGGCCCGGCACCGGTGAGCAACGCGACGCCGTCGACGCCAGGGGCTTCTTCCTCGGGTTCGCGCGTGCCGCTGCCGCCGATGGAGCCGCTGCCCGCACCGGCCGGTGGTGCGACCACCACGCCGGTCCGCTGA
- a CDS encoding SIS domain-containing protein — translation MLEQRIQQHFIDSADLKYQTGPVLSKPISQAMQALLACVTSGGKVLACGAGVSGLLAAQFASNFVGRFERERPELGAIALPGDTTDPAADSPQAADADRFARQVRALGQAGDVLLVLSASGHSSAVLAAVLAAHERDMTVVALLGNAATGLAAAAPGAAATGGTGGTIGRALRETDVQISVPHERAARIHEIHLLALHCLCDGVDAQLLGEQEVSS, via the coding sequence ATGCTCGAGCAACGGATTCAGCAGCACTTCATTGACAGTGCCGACCTCAAATACCAGACCGGCCCGGTCCTCAGCAAACCCATCTCTCAAGCGATGCAGGCGCTGCTGGCCTGCGTGACCAGCGGCGGCAAGGTGCTGGCCTGCGGCGCCGGTGTGTCGGGCTTGCTGGCCGCGCAGTTCGCTTCCAATTTTGTGGGCCGCTTCGAACGCGAGCGGCCCGAGCTGGGTGCCATCGCGCTGCCCGGCGACACCACCGACCCGGCGGCCGACAGCCCGCAGGCCGCCGATGCCGACCGCTTCGCACGCCAGGTGCGCGCGCTCGGCCAGGCTGGCGACGTGCTGCTGGTGCTCAGCGCCAGTGGGCATTCGTCCGCGGTGCTGGCCGCCGTGCTCGCCGCGCACGAGCGCGACATGACGGTGGTGGCGCTGCTCGGCAACGCCGCGACCGGCTTGGCAGCGGCCGCGCCAGGTGCCGCTGCTACGGGCGGCACCGGCGGAACCATCGGCCGCGCACTGCGCGAAACCGACGTCCAGATCAGCGTGCCGCACGAGCGTGCGGCACGCATTCACGAAATCCACCTGCTCGCGCTGCATTGCCTGTGCGACGGCGTGGATGCCCAGTTACTCGGAGAACAGGAAGTTTCCTCATGA
- a CDS encoding YraN family protein, whose product MTTSTTTTKHRGDAAEDAALDHLRRAGLVPVARNYRTPGRGGGEVDLIMRDPRDGTLVFVEVRQRSAGSHGGAGGSITAGKQRRIVLAARHYLGRLRSLPPCRFDVVLIEEKITWLKAAFDAG is encoded by the coding sequence ATGACGACAAGCACCACGACGACGAAGCATCGCGGCGATGCGGCGGAAGACGCCGCGCTCGACCACCTGCGCCGGGCCGGCCTCGTGCCGGTCGCGCGCAATTATCGAACGCCGGGACGCGGCGGCGGCGAGGTCGACCTGATCATGCGCGATCCGCGCGACGGCACGCTGGTGTTCGTCGAGGTGCGCCAGCGCAGCGCGGGCTCGCACGGCGGCGCGGGCGGCAGCATCACGGCGGGCAAGCAGCGGCGCATCGTGCTGGCCGCGCGGCACTACCTGGGCCGGTTGCGGTCGCTACCGCCGTGCCGTTTCGACGTGGTGCTGATCGAGGAGAAAATCACCTGGTTGAAAGCCGCCTTCGATGCCGGCTGA
- the rsmI gene encoding 16S rRNA (cytidine(1402)-2'-O)-methyltransferase, protein MASLAPASFGAALPAAHDAAGAQHYPQGTLYVVATPIGNLADITLRALHVLQLVDVIACEDTRHTQTLLRAYGIDRPGARLLAVHQHNEAEAAQAVVARLAQGERIAYVSDAGTPGVSDPGARLAAAVRAAGQRVLPLPGASSVVTLVSAAGLVAEGGESNAHNSSAFVFAGFLPSKAGERDTAVQALAQEPRAVVLLEAPHRIESLARALAVLGERRITVGRELTKQFEEIATVAASALPDWFSADRDRTRGEFALVLHPVAVSGDGGAEGERVLRLLLAELPVKTAVKLAAEISGAPRNTLYELALRIRNEAGSDDGA, encoded by the coding sequence TTGGCTTCACTCGCCCCTGCTTCCTTCGGCGCGGCCCTGCCGGCCGCGCACGACGCCGCGGGCGCGCAGCATTATCCGCAGGGCACGCTCTACGTCGTCGCCACGCCGATCGGCAACCTGGCCGACATCACGCTGCGCGCGCTGCATGTGCTGCAGCTGGTGGACGTCATCGCCTGCGAGGACACGCGCCACACACAGACGCTGCTGCGCGCCTACGGCATCGACCGCCCCGGCGCGCGGCTGCTTGCGGTGCACCAGCACAACGAGGCCGAAGCCGCGCAGGCCGTGGTCGCACGGCTCGCGCAGGGCGAGCGCATTGCCTACGTGAGCGACGCCGGCACGCCCGGCGTGAGCGACCCCGGCGCGCGCCTGGCCGCCGCCGTGCGCGCGGCCGGCCAGCGCGTGCTGCCGCTGCCGGGCGCCAGCAGCGTCGTCACGCTCGTGAGTGCGGCCGGGCTGGTGGCCGAGGGCGGAGAGAGCAACGCGCACAACAGCAGCGCCTTCGTGTTCGCAGGCTTCCTGCCCAGCAAGGCCGGCGAGCGCGACACCGCCGTGCAAGCCCTCGCGCAAGAGCCGCGCGCCGTGGTGTTGCTGGAAGCGCCGCACCGCATCGAAAGCCTGGCCCGCGCCCTGGCCGTGCTGGGCGAACGCCGCATCACCGTGGGCCGCGAACTCACCAAACAGTTCGAAGAGATCGCCACCGTGGCCGCCAGCGCGCTGCCCGACTGGTTCAGCGCCGACCGCGACCGCACGCGCGGCGAGTTCGCGCTGGTGCTGCACCCGGTGGCGGTGAGCGGCGACGGCGGCGCGGAAGGCGAACGCGTGCTGCGCCTCCTGCTGGCGGAGCTGCCGGTGAAGACGGCCGTGAAGCTGGCCGCCGAGATCAGCGGTGCGCCGCGCAACACGCTGTATGAGCTGGCGCTGCGCATACGCAACGAAGCCGGCAGCGACGACGGCGCTTAG
- a CDS encoding glutathione S-transferase codes for MAYQLHYWPTIQGRGEFVRLALEAAGADYVDVARLPASQGGGDSALGQRLGDPDNPRAAFAPPFLIDGDIVVGQTAAILLYLGPKLGLAGIGESDGLWTHQLQLTIADAVAEAHDTHHPISTGDCYEDQRDAAVQRARAFREARIPKFLNWFEQVLQRNPTGDLHLVGDVLTYADLSLFQLVDGLQYAFPKAAARALADTPSVVKLHANIRRRQRVHDYLQSPRRIAFNEDGIFRRYAELDG; via the coding sequence ATGGCATACCAACTGCACTACTGGCCCACGATCCAGGGCCGCGGCGAATTCGTGCGGCTCGCACTCGAGGCCGCGGGCGCCGACTACGTCGATGTCGCGCGGCTGCCCGCGTCGCAAGGCGGCGGCGACTCCGCGCTGGGCCAGCGGCTCGGCGATCCCGACAATCCGCGCGCCGCGTTCGCACCGCCGTTCCTCATCGATGGCGACATCGTGGTCGGCCAGACCGCCGCGATCCTGCTGTACCTCGGTCCCAAGCTCGGCCTGGCCGGCATCGGCGAATCCGACGGCCTGTGGACGCACCAGCTACAGCTGACCATCGCCGACGCCGTGGCCGAGGCGCACGACACCCACCACCCGATCTCGACCGGCGACTGCTACGAAGACCAGCGCGATGCGGCCGTGCAGCGCGCGCGTGCTTTCCGCGAAGCGCGCATCCCGAAATTCCTGAACTGGTTCGAGCAGGTGCTGCAGCGCAACCCCACGGGCGACCTGCACCTGGTCGGCGACGTGCTCACCTATGCTGACCTGTCGCTGTTCCAGCTGGTGGATGGGTTGCAGTACGCCTTTCCGAAAGCCGCCGCGCGGGCGTTGGCCGATACGCCGTCGGTCGTGAAGCTGCACGCCAACATCCGGCGGCGCCAGCGCGTGCACGACTACCTGCAGAGCCCGCGCCGGATCGCGTTCAACGAGGACGGGATCTTTCGGCGCTATGCCGAGCTGGATGGCTGA
- a CDS encoding TetR family transcriptional regulator yields the protein MVARRTKEEALATRHRLLDAAELLFQAQGVSQTTLQQIAQQAGATRGAIYWHFKDKADLFNAMMERVILPLETPPKSDIPGDDPLVEIEEGLIHALTLMVADPQVRRVFDIATHKVEYTHDMASVQQRHLDARNACVVDFEKALRLAARRARIRLPVPGAVAAQGMHALMGGLIQNWLLDPTAFDLVPTGRRTFRVYLAGLGFPRTPAGGVPTAQDAETAEA from the coding sequence TTGGTGGCACGTCGTACGAAGGAAGAAGCACTGGCAACGCGGCATCGATTGCTCGATGCGGCGGAGCTGCTGTTTCAGGCGCAAGGTGTTTCGCAGACCACGCTGCAGCAGATCGCGCAGCAGGCCGGCGCGACCCGGGGTGCCATCTACTGGCACTTCAAGGACAAGGCCGACCTGTTCAACGCCATGATGGAGCGCGTGATCCTGCCGCTGGAAACGCCGCCCAAGAGCGACATCCCCGGCGACGATCCGCTGGTCGAGATCGAGGAAGGCCTGATCCACGCGCTGACGCTCATGGTCGCCGACCCGCAGGTGCGGCGCGTGTTCGACATTGCGACCCACAAGGTCGAATACACGCATGACATGGCCTCGGTGCAGCAGCGCCACCTCGACGCGCGCAACGCCTGCGTGGTCGATTTCGAAAAAGCCCTGCGTCTGGCCGCGCGGCGTGCCCGTATCCGGCTGCCGGTGCCCGGCGCGGTCGCGGCGCAAGGCATGCACGCCCTGATGGGCGGGCTGATCCAGAACTGGTTGCTCGACCCCACCGCCTTCGACCTCGTGCCGACCGGCCGGCGCACCTTCCGCGTCTACCTGGCCGGGCTCGGTTTCCCGCGCACGCCGGCCGGCGGTGTCCCCACGGCGCAGGACGCGGAAACCGCCGAGGCCTGA
- a CDS encoding efflux RND transporter periplasmic adaptor subunit, whose product MPLLHVSRQPSLSFSPRLATVAFVSLLFLAACGKSEAPAGPGGGGGGARPAPEVGVVVVKPTDVGLVTELPGRLEASRIAQVRARTPGILLKREFREGSDVKAGQLLFRIDPAPLVAATQNAQAALARAEANAVQAKALADRYKPLVEANAVSKQEYATAVASAKTAEADVAANRALLQTAKINQGYADVTSPIAGRIGRALVTEGALVGQGDATELAVVQQINPLYVNFTQSASDVLKLRRAVAAGQYKRASGEEAASIRVVLEDGTDYGQDGKLLFSDLSVDPTTGQVTLRAEIPNPKGELLPGLYVRVKLEQAQVTNAITVPQQAVTRTQQGDHVTVVSADGKLSQRTVKISAAKDNQWVVLDGLKAGEQVMVDGFQRLQMMPPGTPVKAVPWQKPAPNGAAAPAAAAPAAPAASAAAAPAASPASAPADKK is encoded by the coding sequence ATGCCTCTTCTGCATGTCTCGCGTCAACCGTCCTTGTCGTTTTCGCCGCGTCTCGCGACCGTGGCCTTCGTCTCCCTCCTGTTCCTGGCCGCCTGCGGCAAGAGCGAAGCTCCGGCCGGACCGGGCGGCGGTGGCGGTGGCGCCCGTCCGGCGCCTGAGGTCGGCGTGGTGGTGGTCAAGCCCACCGACGTGGGCCTCGTGACCGAGCTGCCCGGCCGCCTCGAAGCCTCGCGCATCGCCCAGGTGCGCGCCCGCACCCCCGGCATCCTGCTCAAGCGCGAGTTCCGCGAAGGCAGCGACGTGAAGGCCGGCCAGCTGCTGTTCCGCATCGACCCGGCACCGCTGGTGGCCGCCACGCAGAACGCCCAGGCCGCCCTGGCCCGCGCCGAAGCCAACGCCGTGCAGGCCAAGGCACTGGCCGACCGCTACAAGCCGCTGGTCGAAGCCAACGCCGTGAGCAAGCAGGAATACGCGACGGCCGTGGCCTCCGCCAAGACGGCCGAAGCCGACGTGGCCGCCAACCGCGCGCTGCTGCAGACCGCCAAGATCAACCAGGGCTACGCCGACGTCACCTCGCCCATCGCGGGCCGCATCGGCCGCGCGCTGGTCACCGAAGGCGCACTGGTCGGCCAGGGCGACGCCACCGAGCTGGCCGTGGTGCAGCAGATCAACCCGCTGTACGTGAACTTCACGCAGTCGGCCTCCGACGTGCTCAAGCTGCGCCGCGCCGTGGCCGCCGGCCAGTACAAGCGTGCCAGCGGCGAAGAAGCCGCGAGCATCCGCGTGGTGCTGGAAGACGGCACCGACTACGGGCAGGACGGCAAGCTGCTGTTCTCCGACCTCTCGGTCGACCCGACCACGGGCCAGGTCACGCTGCGCGCCGAGATCCCGAACCCCAAGGGCGAGCTGCTGCCCGGCCTGTACGTGCGCGTGAAGCTCGAGCAGGCCCAGGTGACGAACGCGATCACGGTGCCGCAACAGGCCGTCACGCGCACCCAGCAGGGTGACCACGTGACGGTGGTCAGCGCCGACGGCAAGCTGAGCCAGCGTACCGTGAAGATCAGCGCCGCCAAGGACAACCAGTGGGTGGTGCTCGACGGCCTGAAGGCCGGCGAACAGGTGATGGTCGACGGCTTCCAGCGCCTGCAGATGATGCCGCCCGGCACGCCCGTGAAGGCGGTGCCGTGGCAGAAGCCGGCGCCGAACGGCGCGGCTGCCCCCGCGGCTGCTGCACCCGCGGCACCGGCAGCGTCTGCTGCCGCGGCACCCGCCGCCAGCCCGGCTTCGGCCCCGGCTGACAAGAAGTAA
- a CDS encoding efflux RND transporter permease subunit, producing MAKFFIDRPIFAWVIALFIIVVGGVAITQLPISQYPPVAPPAIVINVAYPGASAQTLEDSVLSVIEREMNGSPGLIYMESVAQADGTGAITISFEAGTNEDLAQVDVQNRLSRATPRLPSAVTQQGVRVDKSRNNFLLFAMLSSDNPEFDPVALGDYAARNIVPELQRIDGVGQAQLFGSENAMRIWIDPAKLQGFNLSSNDVNTAIRAQNAQVASGTLGDLPNIPGQAISATVTVNGQLNSVEQFQNIVLRANTDGSTVRLKDVARVELGGQNYATSARLNGVPAVGIGVQPTPTGNALKSAKAVRAKMAELERYFPKGVKWDIPYDSSRFVQISITEVVKTLFEAIALVFLVMFLFLQNWRYTIIPTIVVPIALLGTFATLLALGFSINVLTMFGMVLVIGIVVDDAIVVVENVERIMSEEGLSPLDATRKAMQQISGAIIGVTVVLISVFVPLAFFAGSTGNIYRQFSAVMVASIGFSAFMALSLTPALCATLLKPVEAGHHHEKRGFFGWFNRGFSRTAKGYEGMVARILRRAARYLVIYAAIIGAVAYFYTHLPSSFLPEEDQGNIIVNVQLPPGATQERSLSVMQQVEGFILKQPEVQSIVSVMGFSFSGQGQNAGLAFVTLKDWEERKDPAHSASALAGRAFGALSGIRDAFIYPLSPPPIPELGNASGFSFRLQDRAGAGHEALINARNQLLGMAGQSKILAQVRPDGLEDAPQLEIDIDRDKANALGVSFDAINSALSTSLGSSYINDFPNRGRLQRVVVQADAPARMQPDDLLRLNAVNTKGQPVPLSAFATTKWVSGATQTVRYNGYPAIRISGDAAPGQSTGAAMAEMEKLAGQLPQGFGFEWTGQSREEKLAGSQAMILYGFAILAVFLCLAALYESWSIPLSVILVVPLGVLGVLVATMLRAYSNDVYFQVGLITIIGLSAKNAILIIEFAKDLQAQGRGVVEAALEAAHLRFRPIIMTSLAFGLGVLPLVLASGAGSASQRAIGTGVLGGMVTGTVLAVIFVPVFFVVVRTLFKGSTRQHEADKRHAAAAGITGDQTHD from the coding sequence ATGGCCAAATTCTTTATCGACCGACCGATCTTCGCGTGGGTGATCGCACTGTTCATCATCGTGGTGGGCGGTGTCGCCATCACGCAGTTGCCGATCTCCCAGTACCCGCCGGTGGCTCCGCCGGCCATCGTGATCAACGTCGCCTACCCCGGTGCGTCCGCGCAAACGCTCGAGGACAGCGTGCTGTCCGTGATCGAGCGCGAAATGAACGGCTCGCCCGGCCTGATCTACATGGAATCGGTGGCCCAGGCCGACGGCACCGGCGCCATCACCATCAGCTTCGAGGCCGGCACCAACGAAGACCTCGCGCAGGTGGACGTGCAGAACCGGCTCTCGCGCGCCACGCCGCGGCTGCCCTCGGCCGTGACACAACAGGGCGTGCGCGTCGACAAGTCGCGCAACAACTTCCTGCTGTTCGCGATGCTGTCTTCGGACAACCCCGAGTTCGACCCGGTGGCGCTCGGTGACTATGCCGCGCGCAACATCGTGCCGGAACTGCAGCGGATCGACGGCGTGGGCCAGGCCCAGCTGTTCGGCTCCGAGAACGCGATGCGCATCTGGATCGACCCGGCGAAGCTGCAAGGCTTCAACCTGTCGTCCAACGACGTCAACACCGCGATCCGCGCGCAGAACGCCCAGGTGGCTTCGGGCACGCTCGGCGACCTGCCGAACATTCCCGGCCAGGCGATCTCCGCCACGGTGACGGTGAACGGCCAGCTCAACAGCGTCGAGCAGTTCCAGAACATCGTGCTGCGCGCCAACACCGACGGCTCGACCGTGCGCCTCAAAGACGTGGCGCGCGTCGAACTCGGCGGCCAGAACTACGCCACCTCGGCGCGCCTGAACGGCGTGCCGGCGGTCGGTATCGGCGTGCAGCCCACGCCGACCGGCAACGCGCTGAAGTCGGCCAAGGCCGTGCGCGCCAAGATGGCCGAGCTGGAACGCTACTTTCCCAAGGGCGTGAAGTGGGACATTCCGTACGACAGCTCGCGCTTCGTGCAGATCTCGATCACCGAAGTGGTGAAGACGCTGTTCGAAGCCATCGCGCTGGTGTTCCTGGTGATGTTCCTGTTCCTGCAGAACTGGCGCTACACGATCATCCCGACGATCGTGGTGCCGATTGCGCTGCTGGGCACCTTTGCCACGCTGCTCGCACTGGGCTTCTCGATCAACGTGCTCACCATGTTCGGCATGGTGCTGGTGATCGGTATCGTGGTGGACGATGCCATCGTGGTGGTGGAGAACGTCGAACGCATCATGAGCGAAGAGGGGCTCTCGCCGCTCGACGCCACGCGCAAGGCCATGCAACAGATCTCGGGCGCCATCATCGGCGTGACCGTGGTGCTGATCTCGGTGTTCGTGCCGCTGGCCTTCTTCGCGGGTTCGACCGGCAACATCTACCGCCAGTTCTCGGCGGTGATGGTGGCCTCGATCGGCTTCTCGGCCTTCATGGCGCTGTCGCTCACGCCGGCGCTGTGCGCCACGCTGCTCAAGCCGGTGGAAGCCGGCCACCACCATGAGAAGCGCGGCTTCTTCGGCTGGTTCAACCGCGGCTTCTCGCGCACGGCCAAGGGTTACGAAGGCATGGTCGCGCGCATCCTGCGCCGCGCCGCTCGCTACCTCGTGATCTACGCCGCGATCATCGGCGCCGTCGCGTACTTTTACACGCACCTGCCGAGCTCGTTCCTGCCCGAGGAAGACCAGGGCAACATCATCGTGAACGTGCAACTGCCCCCGGGCGCGACGCAAGAGCGCTCGCTGTCGGTGATGCAGCAGGTCGAAGGCTTCATCCTGAAGCAGCCTGAAGTGCAGAGCATCGTGAGCGTGATGGGCTTCAGCTTCTCCGGCCAAGGCCAGAACGCGGGCCTCGCCTTCGTGACGCTGAAGGACTGGGAAGAACGCAAGGACCCGGCCCACTCGGCCAGTGCGCTGGCCGGCCGCGCCTTCGGTGCGCTGTCGGGCATCCGCGACGCCTTCATCTACCCGCTGAGCCCGCCGCCGATTCCCGAACTGGGCAACGCCAGCGGCTTCAGCTTCCGCTTGCAAGACCGTGCGGGCGCAGGCCACGAGGCGCTGATCAACGCACGCAACCAGCTGCTGGGCATGGCCGGGCAGAGCAAGATCCTCGCGCAGGTGCGCCCTGACGGCCTGGAAGACGCGCCACAGCTGGAGATCGACATCGACCGCGACAAGGCCAACGCCCTGGGCGTGAGCTTCGACGCGATCAACAGTGCGCTGTCGACCTCGCTGGGTTCGAGCTACATCAACGACTTCCCGAACCGCGGCCGCCTGCAGCGCGTGGTGGTGCAGGCCGATGCGCCGGCACGGATGCAGCCGGACGACCTGCTGCGCCTGAACGCCGTCAACACCAAGGGCCAACCGGTGCCGCTGTCGGCTTTCGCGACCACCAAGTGGGTCTCGGGCGCCACGCAGACCGTGCGCTACAACGGCTACCCCGCCATCCGCATCAGCGGTGACGCGGCGCCGGGCCAGAGCACGGGTGCCGCCATGGCCGAGATGGAAAAGCTCGCCGGCCAGCTGCCGCAAGGCTTCGGCTTCGAGTGGACGGGCCAGTCGCGGGAAGAAAAGCTCGCCGGCTCGCAGGCCATGATCCTGTACGGCTTCGCGATCCTGGCGGTGTTCCTCTGCCTGGCCGCGCTGTACGAGAGCTGGTCGATTCCGCTGTCGGTGATCCTGGTGGTGCCGCTGGGCGTGCTGGGTGTGCTGGTGGCGACGATGCTGCGCGCCTATTCCAACGACGTGTACTTCCAGGTGGGCCTGATCACCATCATTGGCCTCTCAGCGAAGAACGCGATTCTGATCATCGAGTTCGCGAAAGACCTGCAGGCGCAGGGCCGCGGCGTGGTCGAGGCCGCGCTCGAGGCCGCGCACCTGCGGTTCCGTCCCATCATCATGACCTCGCTGGCCTTCGGCCTGGGCGTGCTGCCGCTGGTCCTGGCTTCGGGCGCAGGCTCGGCGAGCCAGCGTGCCATCGGCACCGGCGTGCTCGGCGGCATGGTGACCGGCACGGTCCTGGCCGTGATCTTCGTTCCGGTGTTCTTCGTGGTGGTGCGCACGCTGTTCAAGGGCAGCACGCGCCAGCACGAGGCCGACAAGCGGCATGCGGCCGCGGCCGGCATCACGGGAGACCAAACACATGACTAA